The Cygnus atratus isolate AKBS03 ecotype Queensland, Australia chromosome 2, CAtr_DNAZoo_HiC_assembly, whole genome shotgun sequence genome window below encodes:
- the LRRC14B gene encoding leucine-rich repeat-containing protein 14B, with protein MKSLRFLSAEAFVSNAEFARKSLSSVAHNLFPLLFKASYLLEQGEVIHDLVKNWPLVDFNMGKLLGTTMDYQEDLSHRTCSVCLESCLTGLRDYVLHHPSPCVKRLKVVDLTGIKDVEVQFCDCKKPMGRWARTELLSKLCLELLVDLQQMQCKPCTFKISIDVLVDLFVTERNYELVMQALLQKCYCPLKICCVAFRADNLALQKFFYIIKLTDPSLLRKLEVVHNVRLEMEHLEILFNSIHFPLLMSLTLPARTFNVQRHTATDELMLTTIGEKMGEMTQLTELSLAFSILTGRIQKLLSPLKTPLKMLDVSNCSLNHDDMAYLANSFHSYHLETLDLSGHDIPDLYPSTFFKLLSHSSSVLRSLILEDCNIQDSHVNMLILGLSPCYKLQDFKFLGNPLSSEALKHLFTFLCELPMLKNVEFPVPMDCYPIGISYPIDDASLCRFDHQKYERIAEELNIILLQGNREDVKASTPFFGSYDAAVQETNEELGACLIMSFKETLEKFTASLSKMS; from the exons ATGAAGTCTCTCCGATTCCTTAGCGCTGAAGCATTTGTGTCAAATGCAGAGTTTGCAAGGAAGAGTCTCAGCAGTGTTGCCCAtaatctttttcctcttctttttaaagcaagctaTTTGTTAGAGCAAGGGGAAGTGATTCATGACCTGGTAAAGAACTGGCCGCTTGTCGACTTTAACATGGGAAAACTTCTGGGAACTACTATGGACTACCAGGAAGACCTGAGCCACAGAACATGCTCAGTGTGCTTGGAAAGCTGTCTTACAGGGCTGAGAGACTATGTCCTGCATCATCCTTCTCCCTGTGTGAAAAGGTTGAAAGTAGTGGACCTGACAGGTATAAAAGATGTTGAAGTTCAGTTTTGTGACTGTAAGAAGCCAATGGGGAGGTGGGCCaggacagagctgctctctAAGCTTTGCTTAGAACTGCTGGTTGACCTGCAACAAATGCAATGCAAGCCATGTACCTTTAAAATCAGTATTGATGTGCTAGTTGACTTGTTTGTTACAGAACGCAACTATGAGCTGGTAATGCAGGCCCTGTTGCAGAAGTGTTATTGTCCACTGAAGATCTGCTGTGTGGCATTCAGAGCTGACAACTTGGCTTTGCAGAAATTCTTCTATATCATAAAGCTCACTGACCCCTCTTTGTTGCGCAAACTGGAAGTAGTTCACAATGTTCGCCTGGAAATGGAACACTTGGAAATACTCTTCAACAGCATCCACTTCCCTCTACTGATGTCCTTGACCTTGCCAGCACGAACATTTAATGTGCAGAGACACACAGCTACAGATGAACTGATGCTTACTACCATTGGAGAAAAGATGGGTGAAATGACACAACTGACTGAGCTGAGTCTGGCATTTTCTATACTCACAGGAAGAATACAGAAACTGCTCAG ccCACTAAAAACTCCGCTGAAGATGCTGGATGTTTCTAACTGCTCATTGAACCATGATGATATGGCCTATTTAGCCAATAGCTTCCATTCTTATCACTTGGAAACCCTGGATCTGAGTGGGCATGATATACCCGACCTTTACCCATCAACGTTCTTTAAACTTCTTAGCCATTCCTCTTCAGTCCTTAGGAGTCTTATCTTGGAGGACTGTAATATCCAAGATAGTCATGTCAACATGCTGATTTTAGGCTTAAGCCCTTGTTATAAACTACAGGATTTTAAATTTCTTGGAAACCCACTGTCATCTGAAGCACTTAAACACcttttcacatttctctgtgAATTGCCAATGCTGAAAAATGTGGAGTTTCCAGTTCCAATGGACTGCTACCCTATTGGCATCAGCTACCCAATTGATGATGCCAGTCTCTGCAGATTTGATcaccaaaaatatgaaagaatagCGGAGGAGCTTAATATCATTTTACTCCAAGGAAATCGGGAGGATGTGAAGGCTTCAACTCCATTCTTTGGCAGTTATGATGCAGCTGTTCAGGAGACAAATGAAGAATTGGGAGCCTGTTTGATTATGTCCTTTAAGGAGACTTTAGAAAAGTTCACTGCTTCTCTTAGCAAAATGAGTTAA